Part of the Thermomicrobiales bacterium genome is shown below.
GTTGCACGCGCGCGACGAAAAGGGGCGCTCCGGGGCGACGCGGCCGAGGAGGGATTTGCCGGAACCCTTCACCACATTCATTGGGCGGGAGACAGAACTCGACGCGATTGTCGCGCTGATGGCTCGCCCGGACATCCGCCTGGTGACGCTGACGGGTCAGGGTGGTGTTGGCAAGACGCGCCTTGCAATCGAAATCGCAATGCGAACAGCACCGTCGTTCGCCGATGGGGCGGTCTTCGTCGATTTGGCGGCGGTGGCCGAGCCCTCGATCGTGGCGTCTGCGATCGTGCAAACCCTCGGCATCGCTGAAACCGCTTCGCCGCCAGAGGACCGGTTGGAGACGGTCCTCGCTGATCGTCAGCAACTGCTGGTGCTCGATAACTTCGAGCACGTCGTCGACGCCGCGCCGCTGGTCACGCGATTGATCGCGGCAGCGCCGTATTTGAAGGTACTGGCCACCAGCCGGGTCCGGCTTCGGCTCGGCCCCGAACACGAATACCTGGTCCCGCCGCTCGTCCTGCCGGAGGGAAGCGAATCGCTGGAAGCAGTGCGCGAGATCGAGTCGGTTCGACTCTTTCTCGAGCGGGCGCGCGTCGTCGACACCGCTTTCGAGATGACCGAGCAGAATAGCGCCAGTGTCATAGAAATCTGCCGGCGTCTCGACGGGCTGCCGCTGGCAATCGAGCTGGCCGCGCCACAATTGCGTGTGTTGTCGGCCGCATCCCTGGCGGCCAGGCTCGATCGCCCGCTTCCCGTGCTTGTTGGAGGTAACCGCGATCAACCCCAGCGCCATCAATCGATGCGGAACACCATCGCCTGGAGCTAAGGCCTGCTCCAGCCAACCGAACAGCGGTTGCTGCGCTGGTTGTCGGTCTTCGTGGGCGGGTGCTCGTGGGAGGCGATCGAATCCACCGGGCGAAGTATTGGGCTGGATGCGGAAAGGACATTCGAGGCGCTCTCCGCTCTGGTCGATAGCGCGCTGTTACGCACCGCGCATGCGGCTGAGTCACTTCTCCGTTTTCTGATGCCGGAACCGATCAGGGATTTTGCGCGCCAAGCGCTCGACGCGGACGCCGAACTCCTCGCGGCGCAGGAAGCGCATGCGAGACATTTCCTGGAAGTGGTCGAGCGGGGCGGCCACATCATTGGCCCACTGCATCTGGCGCGAGTCCAGGAAAACGATCGCGAGTCAGGGAATCTGCATACCGCGCTCGACTGGCTTATCGATCAAGGAAATGCCGAGCTCAGCCTGCGAATGGCCAATTCGATGGTATTTGCCCATTGGGCTGCGCGTGGGCGCTATCGCGTTTCGCAAGTCTGGTTGAGCCGAGTGCTCGCCATGCCGGGCTCAGGTCTTGATGCACTGCGCGCCGACGCATGGGTGCGGCTCGGGTGGGCCGAGTGGGTATTGGGAAACCTGGCTGCCGCTGATTCCGCCGCGGCGCAAGGATTGGGCTGCGCCCATGCGTCTGGTCATGATTCGGGCGCTGCATGGGCACTCGGCATCAGGGGACTGCTGGATTCGGCAAATGGGGACTACGCGGCTGGTAGTCGCCATTTCGATGCCGCGCTCATGCACGCGCGATTTTCAGGCGACTCAGCGCTCGAGTCAATGCTGAATTCCTGGCTCGGATACGCATACATGTGGCGTGGTGATTGCGAAAATGCTCGAACGCAATACGAGAAAGGTCTGGCTATCCTGCAGGATGCGCACGATCCCTGGGCGCTGGCCGACGCGCAGCTCGACCTTGTCTTCGCGCTTCGCAAACTGGGTCTGCATCGAGAGAGCGCCAAGAATCTCCGGATGGCGTTGTGGCGGGAGCTGGAGTTTGGAGACGCCTATATGATGTCGTCGTGCCTGGACGAGACTGCGAGTTTCGCTGCCACAAGCGGGTGGCACGAAGAAGCGGCGCTTCTATTGGGAGCGGCTGAGCGACTGCGAATGTGGGGTGGTTTTCCGGTTCAGGACACGTCGCTGGAAGACTACGTCAGCATCGTCGAGGCCGTGCGAAGCAGACTCAGCGAGCAGCAGTTCGAACGTGCGTGGTCCATCGGCTTGACAATGTCGTTGGAAGATGCTGCGGCTGTGGCCGATCGGGTCTTGGATGAGGGGGAACCCTCCGCGAGTGGAGCAAACCCCGGTTCACGGAATCCCCACGGGCTCAGCCGGCGCGAACGCGAGGTATTGCAGCTCCTGGTTGCCGGGAGCACCAATCGCCAGATTGCCGAGACGCTTTTCATAAGTGTGCCGACCGTGAAAGTGCATGTCGGTTCCATTCTCAACAAGCTCGGAGTAGAGTCGCGCACCGCCGCCGCGACACTTTCCATCCAGCACAAGTTGATCTGATATCCATCTCCAT
Proteins encoded:
- a CDS encoding helix-turn-helix domain-containing protein codes for the protein MHLTDQADLSTLLCQFRNAAGLSQEELAERSDVPVRSISDLERGRWSKPETETVHRIADALSLSPAERTTLLASASPRAAVDLALHARDEKGRSGATRPRRDLPEPFTTFIGRETELDAIVALMARPDIRLVTLTGQGGVGKTRLAIEIAMRTAPSFADGAVFVDLAAVAEPSIVASAIVQTLGIAETASPPEDRLETVLADRQQLLVLDNFEHVVDAAPLVTRLIAAAPYLKVLATSRVRLRLGPEHEYLVPPLVLPEGSESLEAVREIESVRLFLERARVVDTAFEMTEQNSASVIEICRRLDGLPLAIELAAPQLRVLSAASLAARLDRPLPVLVGGNRDQPQRHQSMRNTIAWS
- a CDS encoding response regulator transcription factor; this encodes MLRWLSVFVGGCSWEAIESTGRSIGLDAERTFEALSALVDSALLRTAHAAESLLRFLMPEPIRDFARQALDADAELLAAQEAHARHFLEVVERGGHIIGPLHLARVQENDRESGNLHTALDWLIDQGNAELSLRMANSMVFAHWAARGRYRVSQVWLSRVLAMPGSGLDALRADAWVRLGWAEWVLGNLAAADSAAAQGLGCAHASGHDSGAAWALGIRGLLDSANGDYAAGSRHFDAALMHARFSGDSALESMLNSWLGYAYMWRGDCENARTQYEKGLAILQDAHDPWALADAQLDLVFALRKLGLHRESAKNLRMALWRELEFGDAYMMSSCLDETASFAATSGWHEEAALLLGAAERLRMWGGFPVQDTSLEDYVSIVEAVRSRLSEQQFERAWSIGLTMSLEDAAAVADRVLDEGEPSASGANPGSRNPHGLSRREREVLQLLVAGSTNRQIAETLFISVPTVKVHVGSILNKLGVESRTAAATLSIQHKLI